A single window of Symphalangus syndactylus isolate Jambi chromosome 4, NHGRI_mSymSyn1-v2.1_pri, whole genome shotgun sequence DNA harbors:
- the POU4F2 gene encoding POU domain, class 4, transcription factor 2 isoform X1, translating to MMMMSLNSKQAFSMPHGGSLHVEPKYSALHSTSPCSSAPTVPSASSPSSSSNAGGGGGSGGGGGGGRSSNSSSSGSSGSGGGGSEAMRRACLPTPPSNIFGGLDESLLARAEALAAVDIVSQSKSHHHHPPHHSPFKPDATYHTMNTIPCTSAASSSSVPISHPSALAGTHHHHHHHHHHHHQPHQALEGELLEHLSPGLALGAMAGPDGAVVSTPAHAPHMATMNPMHQAALSMAHAHGLPSHMGCMSDVDADPRDLEAFAERFKQRRIKLGVTQADVGSALANLKIPGVGSLSQSTICRFESLTLSHNNMIALKPILQAWLEEAEKSHREKLTKPELFNGAEKKRKRTSIAAPEKRSLEAYFAIQPRPSSEKIAAIAEKLDLKKNVVRVWFCNQRQKQKRMKYSAGI from the exons atgatgatgatgtccCTGAACAGCAAGCAGGCGTTTAGCATGCCGCACGGCGGCAGCCTGCACGTGGAGCCCAAATACTCGGCACTGCACAGCACCTCCCCGTGCTCCTCGGCTCCCACCGTGCCCTCGGCCAGCTCCCCCAGCAGCTCGAGCAACGCTGGTGGCggtggcggcagcggcggcggcggcggcggaggccGGAGCAGCAActccagcagcagtggcagcagcggcagcggcggcgggggCTCGGAGGCTATGCGGAGAGCCTGTCTTCCAACCCCACCG AGCAATATATTCGGCGGGCTGGATGAGAGTCTGCTGGCCCGCGCCGAGGCTCTGGCAGCCGTGGACATCGTCTCCCAGAGCAAGAGCCACCACCACCATCCGCCCCACCACAGCCCCTTCAAACCGGACGCCACCTACCACACTATGAACACCATCCCGTGCACGTCGGCAGCCTCTTCTTCATCGGTGCCCATCTCGCACCCTTCCGCGCTGGcgggcacgcaccaccaccaccaccatcaccaccaccaccaccaccaaccgcACCAGGCGCTGGAGGGCGAGCTGCTGGAGCATCTGAGTCCCGGGCTGGCCCTGGGCGCTATGGCGGGCCCCGACGGCGCTGTGGTGTCCACGCCGGCTCACGCGCCGCACATGGCCACCATGAACCCCATGCACCAAGCAGCGCTCAGCATGGCCCACGCGCACGGGCTGCCGTCGCACATGGGCTGCATGAGCGACGTGGACGCCGACCCGCGGGACCTGGAGGCATTCGCCGAGCGCTTCAAGCAGCGACGCATCAAGCTGGGGGTGACCCAGGCAGACGTGGGCTCCGCGCTGGCCAACCTGAAGATCCCTGGCGTGGGCTCGCTTAGCCAGAGCACCATCTGCAGGTTCGAGTCCCTCACACTGTCGCACAATAACATGATCGCGCTCAAACCCATCCTGCAGGCATGGCTcgaggaggctgagaagtcccaccgCGAGAAGCTCACCAAGCCTGAGCTCTTCAATGGCGCGGAGAAGAAGCGCAAGCGCACGTCCATCGCTGCGCCAGAGAAGCGCTCGCTCGAAGCCTACTTTGCCATTCAGCCTCGGCCCTCCTCTGAAAAGATCGCCGCCATCGCGGAGAAGCTGGACCTGAAGAAAAACGTGGTGCGCGTCTGGTTCTGCaaccagaggcagaaacagaaaagaatgaaatactccGCCGGCATTTAG
- the POU4F2 gene encoding POU domain, class 4, transcription factor 2 isoform X2, with protein sequence MMSLNSKQAFSMPHGGSLHVEPKYSALHSTSPGGGGSEAMRRACLPTPQLQSNIFGGLDESLLARAEALAAVDIVSQSKSHHHHPPHHSPFKPDATYHTMNTIPCTSAASSSSVPISHPSALAGTHHHHHHHHHHHHQPHQALEGELLEHLSPGLALGAMAGPDGAVVSTPAHAPHMATMNPMHQAALSMAHAHGLPSHMGCMSDVDADPRDLEAFAERFKQRRIKLGVTQADVGSALANLKIPGVGSLSQSTICRFESLTLSHNNMIALKPILQAWLEEAEKSHREKLTKPELFNGAEKKRKRTSIAAPEKRSLEAYFAIQPRPSSEKIAAIAEKLDLKKNVVRVWFCNQRQKQKRMKYSAGI encoded by the exons atgatgtccCTGAACAGCAAGCAGGCGTTTAGCATGCCGCACGGCGGCAGCCTGCACGTGGAGCCCAAATACTCGGCACTGCACAGCACCTCCCC cggcggcgggggCTCGGAGGCTATGCGGAGAGCCTGTCTTCCAACCCC ACAATTGCAGAGCAATATATTCGGCGGGCTGGATGAGAGTCTGCTGGCCCGCGCCGAGGCTCTGGCAGCCGTGGACATCGTCTCCCAGAGCAAGAGCCACCACCACCATCCGCCCCACCACAGCCCCTTCAAACCGGACGCCACCTACCACACTATGAACACCATCCCGTGCACGTCGGCAGCCTCTTCTTCATCGGTGCCCATCTCGCACCCTTCCGCGCTGGcgggcacgcaccaccaccaccaccatcaccaccaccaccaccaccaaccgcACCAGGCGCTGGAGGGCGAGCTGCTGGAGCATCTGAGTCCCGGGCTGGCCCTGGGCGCTATGGCGGGCCCCGACGGCGCTGTGGTGTCCACGCCGGCTCACGCGCCGCACATGGCCACCATGAACCCCATGCACCAAGCAGCGCTCAGCATGGCCCACGCGCACGGGCTGCCGTCGCACATGGGCTGCATGAGCGACGTGGACGCCGACCCGCGGGACCTGGAGGCATTCGCCGAGCGCTTCAAGCAGCGACGCATCAAGCTGGGGGTGACCCAGGCAGACGTGGGCTCCGCGCTGGCCAACCTGAAGATCCCTGGCGTGGGCTCGCTTAGCCAGAGCACCATCTGCAGGTTCGAGTCCCTCACACTGTCGCACAATAACATGATCGCGCTCAAACCCATCCTGCAGGCATGGCTcgaggaggctgagaagtcccaccgCGAGAAGCTCACCAAGCCTGAGCTCTTCAATGGCGCGGAGAAGAAGCGCAAGCGCACGTCCATCGCTGCGCCAGAGAAGCGCTCGCTCGAAGCCTACTTTGCCATTCAGCCTCGGCCCTCCTCTGAAAAGATCGCCGCCATCGCGGAGAAGCTGGACCTGAAGAAAAACGTGGTGCGCGTCTGGTTCTGCaaccagaggcagaaacagaaaagaatgaaatactccGCCGGCATTTAG